The following coding sequences lie in one Streptomyces sp. NBC_00510 genomic window:
- a CDS encoding SpoIIE family protein phosphatase has translation MTLDGAIHSLNAAMAKVLDRPAEQCVGRNLGDLLPESQLTAVESLVTHAATTMTVVMRVLEFPGPGAARLVCLVEARLTRDPAGGEKLLWVHSLNAGNDLGSLVIPFRLAAKAANLGVCMYSPQEQQLEWLGGAPALAMLFPEASVSLSSVVRRVHPDDRAALRRLVRSTAAQSPWIRLRFFTEGDGWHLLVCQTRRVQLGYGGPLRVFGVIRDDTKREARRRKALVALSAARQRAAEITAFSSALITAATEREVQQVLLTRLAATFSGTGAALALVAEGRLCISSDAGIPMLVAAVNGVSLEDPSPLPYAIRTGKPQFMRNQEEYIRRWPHGAMVPYFEQLESGCAVSITSLSPVGGEPLGGWAVTYDGEHHSSPDERALMGTLADLAGQALRRVRSREARVELAVALQETMLPTLPKHLPGLEVTARYRPSRDGLDIGGDWYDAFVVPDGAVAFEIGDAQGHDVNAAAAMGQVRASMRAIAACEPDPATVLTRTNELLITMDAARFASCTMLHIDPCDGQVTGSSAGHVPLLYALDNGSHSIRELPGGPVLGVLPDAVYREGTFTLDKNAALIMVTDGVVEGPSLTLEAGLERVATLAAQAAHDGLNAEETADRILDAMVAVDHIDDAAVLIIRRA, from the coding sequence TTGACCCTGGACGGCGCCATCCACAGCCTCAACGCGGCCATGGCAAAGGTACTGGACAGGCCGGCGGAGCAGTGCGTGGGTCGCAACTTGGGTGATCTGTTGCCCGAAAGCCAGCTGACTGCGGTCGAAAGCCTCGTGACTCACGCCGCCACGACGATGACGGTTGTGATGCGGGTGCTGGAGTTCCCTGGGCCGGGTGCAGCACGGCTGGTCTGCTTGGTCGAGGCGCGACTGACGAGGGATCCTGCGGGCGGCGAGAAACTGCTTTGGGTGCACTCGTTGAACGCGGGGAACGACCTGGGCAGTCTTGTGATCCCGTTCCGGTTGGCTGCCAAGGCCGCCAACCTCGGTGTCTGCATGTATTCACCCCAGGAGCAGCAGTTGGAGTGGCTGGGTGGCGCACCCGCCTTGGCAATGCTGTTCCCGGAGGCCTCCGTATCGTTGTCCAGCGTGGTTCGGCGAGTCCACCCTGATGACCGGGCGGCTCTACGGCGGCTCGTGCGTTCGACCGCCGCCCAGTCCCCCTGGATCAGGTTGAGGTTCTTCACCGAGGGTGATGGCTGGCACCTTCTGGTATGCCAGACCCGTCGAGTCCAGCTGGGGTATGGCGGCCCTCTGCGAGTCTTCGGTGTGATCCGCGACGACACCAAGCGGGAAGCACGCCGACGCAAAGCCTTGGTCGCGCTGAGTGCTGCGCGGCAGCGAGCTGCCGAGATAACGGCCTTTTCCTCCGCCTTGATCACTGCGGCCACAGAGCGAGAGGTGCAGCAGGTCCTCCTGACACGCCTCGCCGCCACCTTTAGTGGCACCGGCGCCGCGTTGGCGCTCGTTGCCGAAGGCCGCCTGTGCATCTCCTCTGATGCTGGGATACCGATGCTGGTGGCCGCCGTAAACGGCGTGTCGCTGGAGGATCCGAGCCCACTGCCCTATGCGATCCGAACGGGCAAGCCACAGTTCATGCGCAACCAGGAGGAGTACATACGCCGCTGGCCGCACGGAGCCATGGTGCCGTACTTCGAGCAGCTCGAATCCGGCTGCGCCGTCTCGATCACCTCCCTTAGCCCGGTCGGCGGTGAGCCGCTCGGGGGCTGGGCAGTGACCTACGACGGCGAGCATCACTCGTCCCCGGATGAGCGCGCCCTCATGGGCACTCTGGCCGACCTTGCGGGCCAGGCGCTGAGGCGCGTCAGGTCTCGAGAAGCTCGAGTGGAGTTGGCTGTGGCGCTCCAAGAGACCATGCTTCCCACGCTGCCGAAGCACCTCCCAGGCCTGGAAGTGACCGCCCGTTACCGACCGAGCCGGGACGGGCTGGATATAGGCGGAGACTGGTACGACGCCTTCGTCGTGCCCGACGGCGCGGTCGCCTTCGAGATCGGCGACGCCCAGGGGCACGACGTGAACGCCGCTGCAGCCATGGGACAGGTGCGTGCCTCCATGCGTGCCATCGCCGCCTGCGAACCGGACCCTGCAACCGTGCTGACGCGCACGAACGAGCTGCTCATCACGATGGACGCGGCGCGATTCGCCAGCTGCACCATGTTGCATATCGACCCTTGCGACGGACAGGTCACGGGTTCCAGCGCGGGCCATGTGCCGTTGCTGTACGCATTGGACAACGGCAGCCACAGTATCCGTGAATTGCCGGGCGGCCCGGTGCTCGGAGTCCTACCCGACGCTGTCTACCGCGAGGGAACTTTCACCCTGGACAAGAATGCTGCGCTGATCATGGTTACCGACGGCGTGGTCGAAGGCCCGAGTTTGACGCTGGAAGCCGGGCTGGAGCGAGTCGCGACGCTGGCGGCGCAAGCCGCCCACGATGGGTTGAACGCCGAGGAGACCGCTGATCGAATCCTCGACGCCATGGTTGCGGTAGACCACATCGACGACGCGGCTGTGCTGATCATCCGGCGCGCGTGA
- a CDS encoding NAD(P)/FAD-dependent oxidoreductase has translation MSESRETQAGARYDVVVLGAGPAGANVADRARAAGLSVAVVERELVGGDCAYWACVPSKALLRPVIALADACRVDGARQTVTGRVDADGVFARRNRSVHDWDDTRQALFLRSIGADLFRGHGRLDGPRRVGVTRDDGVRQTFMARHAVAIATGSRPALPDILGIAEARPWTSRQATESSSVPTRLAVIGGGGVGIEMATLWQGLGSQVTLLVRRRLIPRMEPFAGELVAQGLREAGADVRIGVQVTALRRPDPQGPVTLTLDDGSQLEADEVLCATGRTPATDDIGLDTVGLTPGSWLDVDTTCLVQGVDGDWLYALGDVNHRALLTHQGKYQARTAGDAIGARAAGRPVDDTPWGDHATTADQHAVPQVFFSDPEAAAVGLSAEQAERAGYRIKTVDLDFNAAQGAKLYADGYQGHARLVVDLDREVLVGATFVGPGVSELLHSATIAVAGEIPLKRLRHAIAPFPTVSEIWLFLLAAYQRDQERACRLNG, from the coding sequence ATGAGCGAATCGCGCGAAACCCAGGCAGGCGCGCGTTACGACGTGGTCGTGCTGGGTGCCGGCCCGGCCGGTGCGAACGTCGCCGACCGCGCCCGTGCCGCCGGTCTCTCCGTAGCGGTCGTGGAACGGGAACTGGTCGGCGGTGACTGCGCGTACTGGGCGTGCGTGCCCAGTAAGGCGCTGCTGCGGCCGGTCATCGCGCTCGCCGACGCCTGTCGCGTCGACGGTGCCCGGCAGACTGTCACCGGTCGGGTCGACGCCGATGGCGTCTTCGCTCGTCGCAACCGCTCTGTCCACGACTGGGACGACACCAGACAGGCTCTGTTCCTCAGGTCCATCGGAGCCGACCTCTTCCGTGGCCACGGCCGTCTCGACGGGCCCCGACGAGTCGGCGTCACGCGTGACGACGGCGTCCGGCAGACCTTCATGGCACGGCACGCGGTGGCCATCGCCACCGGCAGCCGGCCGGCGTTGCCCGACATCCTGGGCATCGCCGAGGCCCGTCCCTGGACGAGCCGGCAGGCCACCGAATCCAGCAGCGTCCCCACTCGCCTCGCCGTCATCGGCGGCGGCGGAGTCGGCATCGAGATGGCCACTCTCTGGCAGGGCCTCGGCTCCCAGGTCACACTGCTCGTCCGGCGCCGCTTGATCCCACGCATGGAACCCTTCGCCGGCGAACTGGTCGCTCAGGGATTGAGAGAAGCGGGCGCGGATGTGCGGATCGGTGTCCAGGTGACCGCCCTGCGCCGCCCGGACCCGCAGGGGCCGGTCACCCTCACCCTCGACGACGGCAGCCAGCTGGAGGCCGACGAGGTTTTGTGCGCCACCGGCCGCACGCCCGCCACCGACGATATCGGCCTGGACACGGTCGGCCTCACCCCAGGCTCCTGGCTCGATGTGGACACCACCTGTCTGGTGCAGGGCGTCGACGGCGACTGGCTGTACGCCCTCGGCGACGTCAACCATCGTGCGCTGCTCACCCATCAGGGCAAATACCAAGCTCGGACTGCCGGCGACGCGATCGGTGCCCGCGCCGCAGGTCGGCCGGTGGACGACACGCCCTGGGGCGACCACGCCACCACCGCCGACCAGCACGCCGTACCCCAGGTGTTCTTCAGCGATCCCGAGGCGGCCGCGGTGGGCCTGAGCGCCGAGCAGGCGGAGCGCGCCGGGTACCGTATCAAGACCGTCGACCTCGACTTCAACGCCGCCCAGGGCGCCAAGCTCTACGCCGACGGCTACCAGGGCCACGCCAGGCTGGTCGTCGACCTCGACCGGGAAGTCCTCGTCGGAGCGACGTTCGTCGGCCCTGGCGTCAGCGAGCTCCTGCACTCGGCAACCATCGCGGTCGCCGGCGAGATCCCGCTCAAACGACTCAGGCACGCGATCGCCCCCTTCCCCACCGTCAGCGAGATCTGGCTCTTTCTCCTCGCCGCCTACCAGCGCGATCAGGAGCGGGCCTGTCGACTCAACGGATGA
- the msrB gene encoding peptide-methionine (R)-S-oxide reductase MsrB — protein sequence MPEYSKSPQRISQLTDLQYRVTQRGETEPPFSNAYWDNRAPGIYVDIVSGEPLFASVDKYDSRTGWPSFTRPLRSGHVVEKPDTSHGMVRVEVRSAEGNSHLGHLFPDGPRDHGGLRYCINSASLRFIPLEVLEQEGYGQYLSVFETTEEDAA from the coding sequence ATGCCGGAGTACAGCAAGAGCCCACAGCGCATCTCACAGCTCACCGACCTGCAATACCGTGTGACCCAGCGAGGCGAGACGGAGCCCCCGTTCTCCAACGCCTACTGGGACAACAGGGCACCTGGTATCTATGTGGACATCGTGTCCGGCGAGCCCCTCTTCGCCTCGGTCGACAAGTACGACAGCAGGACCGGCTGGCCCAGCTTCACAAGGCCTCTGAGGTCAGGCCACGTCGTCGAGAAGCCCGACACCAGCCACGGCATGGTCCGTGTCGAAGTACGGTCGGCTGAAGGCAACAGCCACCTCGGGCACCTGTTCCCGGACGGGCCTCGCGACCACGGAGGGCTGCGGTACTGCATCAACTCCGCCTCGCTGCGCTTCATCCCCCTGGAGGTTCTGGAGCAGGAGGGCTACGGCCAGTACCTGAGCGTCTTCGAAACGACGGAAGAGGACGCCGCCTAG
- a CDS encoding alpha/beta hydrolase, whose amino-acid sequence MQQNKEFLAQGKLKMPILAVGGEDSFGRIVPDQWRDYAVNVQGRILKNSGHFVTEEKPQEVTTMLQSFLRK is encoded by the coding sequence GTGCAGCAGAACAAGGAGTTCCTGGCTCAGGGTAAATTGAAGATGCCGATCCTTGCCGTCGGTGGCGAAGATTCCTTCGGCCGAATAGTTCCCGACCAATGGCGTGACTACGCCGTGAACGTTCAGGGGCGCATCCTGAAGAATTCAGGCCACTTCGTAACCGAGGAGAAGCCGCAGGAAGTAACGACGATGCTGCAGTCCTTCCTGCGGAAGTAA
- a CDS encoding MFS transporter → MTETKYSTPTHHAPQMRIVTAASCSAAVPCQPAAARASAQTPVAEPGSGRGWASVGAVALGAFVVVMTETLPVGLLPKIAEGLHVSLGLAGLMVLVPGLSAAVSAPLFFLGSGRLNRRPVILILGLTVLVSNAVVAVAPDFALVLIARMLLGAAIGAFWTVVSPVGPKLVGPAGGTRAITTIAAGISGGTVVGLPAGQILGNLIGWRFTFATAGAATLLVVVAQTVLLPSIPPDKSTHVRDLVKTVSRRAVQFGMAAGAVVFIGQFAAWTYVTPFLTDHTHLSSGVITLLFVIYGCGGIVGSLVAGSLFKRGVIGSFVGSTTAVAAMLIGLASAGTLPWLAGLLLALWGLIWGIANPATLVWLLDAAPENQEAASAVNVTNLQVALALGSALGAILVSTTTLQTVFFVAGFTVLGSSVLAAVAGRFVTLAGRE, encoded by the coding sequence ATGACCGAAACCAAATACAGCACGCCGACACACCATGCACCGCAGATGCGCATAGTCACTGCAGCGTCGTGTTCCGCCGCGGTCCCATGCCAACCTGCGGCCGCACGCGCTTCCGCCCAAACCCCTGTCGCGGAGCCCGGCAGCGGGCGCGGCTGGGCGTCCGTCGGTGCCGTTGCGCTCGGTGCGTTCGTCGTCGTCATGACAGAGACGCTGCCTGTAGGGCTGCTGCCAAAAATCGCCGAAGGACTGCATGTCTCGCTCGGCCTGGCGGGGCTGATGGTGCTCGTACCGGGTCTCAGTGCTGCCGTGTCGGCGCCGCTGTTCTTCCTTGGCTCCGGCCGCCTCAACCGGCGCCCGGTCATCCTCATCCTAGGTCTGACGGTGTTGGTATCGAACGCAGTCGTCGCGGTGGCCCCGGACTTCGCCCTGGTGCTGATCGCCCGCATGCTCCTCGGCGCCGCCATCGGAGCCTTCTGGACCGTGGTCTCACCGGTCGGACCCAAGCTCGTGGGGCCGGCCGGCGGCACTCGTGCCATCACTACCATCGCGGCGGGTATTTCGGGTGGCACGGTAGTGGGACTGCCTGCCGGACAAATCCTCGGCAATCTCATCGGCTGGCGTTTCACCTTCGCTACTGCCGGGGCGGCCACACTACTTGTCGTAGTTGCCCAGACAGTCCTGCTGCCGAGCATTCCACCGGACAAGAGTACGCACGTGCGTGATCTCGTAAAGACCGTGTCACGACGGGCCGTCCAGTTTGGTATGGCGGCAGGCGCTGTGGTGTTCATTGGGCAGTTCGCCGCATGGACGTATGTCACGCCGTTCCTGACAGACCACACCCATTTGTCCAGTGGTGTGATCACCCTGCTGTTCGTCATCTATGGCTGCGGTGGCATCGTCGGCTCGCTCGTCGCCGGATCGCTGTTCAAGCGCGGGGTGATCGGCAGCTTCGTCGGATCGACGACGGCGGTGGCCGCAATGCTCATTGGGCTAGCGAGCGCGGGAACCCTACCGTGGCTGGCCGGCTTGTTACTCGCACTGTGGGGCCTGATTTGGGGAATCGCGAACCCGGCAACCTTGGTCTGGCTGCTCGACGCGGCCCCCGAAAACCAGGAGGCTGCATCGGCAGTGAATGTCACAAATTTGCAGGTAGCTCTGGCGCTGGGGTCTGCGCTCGGCGCGATTCTCGTGTCAACGACAACTCTGCAAACGGTGTTCTTCGTCGCGGGCTTTACCGTCCTCGGCTCTAGCGTGCTCGCCGCGGTGGCGGGGCGGTTCGTGACACTCGCAGGGAGGGAATGA
- a CDS encoding DUF427 domain-containing protein — protein sequence MKAVVGETVVAEAASETVISIEGNAYFPPDSVAAGTLRESSTPYTCPWKGRAQYHDVVVGEMTLRDAA from the coding sequence ATGAAGGCAGTGGTTGGGGAGACCGTCGTGGCCGAGGCCGCGAGCGAGACAGTAATCAGCATCGAGGGAAATGCCTACTTTCCGCCGGACTCAGTTGCGGCCGGCACGCTCCGCGAGAGCTCAACCCCCTACACCTGCCCGTGGAAAGGGCGGGCGCAGTATCACGACGTTGTGGTCGGTGAGATGACGCTTAGGGACGCGGCTTGA
- a CDS encoding serine/threonine-protein phosphatase: protein MAALVIVAVPVADLFLPTDIHVAHILVVPVALVATFAGPLRGALTALLAVLALVAAGIERDTVTTENLLVQLASLVLVSMLLVVVALSSERGRHKLASERRISEAAQRVVLRPLPCRSGPLTIASAYRSADDGARVGGDLYAVARTANATRLLIGDVRGKGLNSLGETETVLGAFRAAAHRQVPLPELVASLEASLRWDLVEFCDTPAEADVGERFVTAAVVEIPDDEPCVHVVSCGHLPPLLLHEGRATLLDVADPAPPLGLGALAESTYASSTFPFVGGDQMLLYTDGLTEARDAEGGFYPLMERAAGLTGSGPATLVQAVTRDLLDHAHGPLCDDMAVVALQREH from the coding sequence GTGGCCGCGCTTGTGATCGTGGCCGTGCCGGTGGCGGATCTGTTCCTGCCGACGGACATCCACGTGGCGCACATCCTGGTGGTGCCGGTGGCGCTGGTCGCCACCTTCGCCGGGCCCCTCCGCGGCGCCCTTACGGCGCTGCTCGCCGTGCTGGCGCTGGTCGCCGCCGGCATTGAACGCGATACCGTGACCACGGAGAACCTCCTGGTGCAGTTGGCGTCGCTGGTGCTGGTATCAATGCTGCTGGTGGTCGTCGCCCTGTCGAGCGAGCGGGGAAGGCACAAACTCGCCAGCGAGCGCCGGATCTCGGAGGCGGCCCAGCGGGTCGTGCTGCGGCCCCTTCCGTGTCGCTCGGGACCGCTGACGATCGCCTCGGCTTACCGCTCGGCCGACGACGGCGCCCGCGTCGGCGGCGACCTGTACGCGGTCGCCCGCACGGCGAATGCCACGCGCCTGCTCATCGGGGACGTGCGCGGCAAGGGGCTGAACTCGCTCGGCGAGACCGAGACCGTGCTCGGCGCCTTCCGGGCCGCGGCCCACCGCCAGGTACCGCTGCCGGAACTGGTCGCATCGCTGGAGGCCAGCTTGCGCTGGGACCTGGTGGAGTTCTGCGACACACCGGCCGAGGCCGACGTGGGCGAGCGGTTTGTGACGGCCGCGGTCGTCGAGATCCCCGACGACGAGCCGTGCGTCCACGTGGTCAGCTGCGGTCACCTGCCCCCGCTCCTGCTGCACGAGGGCCGGGCGACCCTGCTCGACGTCGCGGACCCCGCCCCGCCGCTCGGCCTCGGCGCCCTGGCCGAGAGCACGTACGCCTCCAGCACCTTCCCCTTCGTCGGCGGCGATCAGATGCTGCTCTACACCGACGGCCTCACCGAGGCACGCGACGCCGAGGGCGGCTTCTACCCCTTGATGGAACGCGCCGCCGGTCTCACCGGCTCAGGCCCGGCCACGCTGGTGCAGGCGGTCACCCGCGACCTGCTGGACCATGCCCACGGGCCGTTGTGCGACGACATGGCCGTCGTCGCCCTCCAGCGCGAGCACTGA
- a CDS encoding NADP-dependent oxidoreductase: MKAIVVSDQAAGTAGMTLTERPEPLPAINDVIVRIHASGFVPTEMEWPSTWADRAGRDKTPSIPGHELAGVVTALGYGTTGLSVGQRVFGLADWHRDGTLAEYVAIEARNLAPLPGDVDFTVGASLPISGLTAWQGLFQHGRLQAGQTVLAHGAAGAVGTMVTQLAREAGAYVIGTGRAADREKALDFGAHEFVDLENDTLKDVGGVDLVFDVIGGDVQKQSAALIKAGGTLVSIVGPVEARPADGLAVDFVVEADRLELGEIVQRVRDGRLRTNIGDVASLDDAIGALNPTTRRLGKTVIRVLP, encoded by the coding sequence ATGAAAGCCATTGTGGTCAGCGACCAGGCCGCGGGAACGGCGGGAATGACGCTGACGGAGCGGCCTGAGCCGCTCCCAGCGATCAACGACGTCATCGTTCGGATCCATGCGTCGGGCTTCGTCCCCACAGAGATGGAGTGGCCGTCCACCTGGGCCGATCGTGCCGGCCGTGACAAGACGCCGTCGATCCCCGGTCACGAGCTGGCCGGAGTGGTCACCGCTCTCGGCTACGGCACGACGGGGCTCTCGGTCGGGCAGCGGGTGTTCGGCCTCGCCGACTGGCATCGCGACGGCACCCTCGCGGAGTACGTGGCGATCGAGGCACGCAACCTCGCACCGCTGCCGGGCGACGTCGACTTCACGGTGGGCGCGTCCCTGCCGATCTCAGGTCTGACCGCGTGGCAGGGCCTGTTCCAGCACGGGCGCCTGCAGGCAGGTCAGACTGTCCTCGCCCATGGCGCAGCCGGGGCAGTGGGGACGATGGTGACCCAGCTCGCACGTGAAGCCGGCGCTTACGTCATCGGCACCGGACGCGCCGCCGACCGTGAGAAGGCGCTCGACTTCGGCGCGCACGAGTTCGTCGACCTCGAGAACGACACGCTGAAGGACGTCGGCGGCGTGGACCTGGTCTTCGATGTCATCGGTGGCGACGTTCAAAAGCAGTCCGCCGCCCTGATCAAGGCCGGAGGGACACTGGTGTCCATCGTCGGCCCGGTCGAAGCACGGCCCGCTGACGGCCTGGCCGTGGACTTCGTCGTCGAAGCCGATCGCCTCGAACTCGGTGAGATCGTGCAGCGGGTGCGGGACGGACGGCTGCGGACCAACATCGGCGACGTCGCGAGTCTCGACGATGCCATCGGCGCCCTCAACCCGACCACGCGACGCCTCGGGAAGACGGTCATCCGCGTCCTCCCGTAG
- a CDS encoding sigma-70 family RNA polymerase sigma factor — protein MDALEGGRGPRYEQACARLHELLVRIAMDEMLRRGPRYRIGGPELNDLAYQAAADALMRITKKIQQFRGDARFTTWAFRFVVLEVSNALGRHFWRVSNTQLDIDELAQVPDRSGIDPAGHWQARELVEATRDAVETALTARQRRVFTAVINGVPLETLASELKTNRNTLYKTMFDARRKLRARLMAGGHLSAAG, from the coding sequence GTGGACGCGCTCGAGGGTGGTCGCGGGCCGCGATACGAACAAGCTTGCGCGCGGCTTCACGAACTGCTGGTGCGAATCGCTATGGACGAAATGCTCCGCCGGGGGCCCCGATACCGAATTGGCGGGCCCGAGCTGAACGATCTCGCCTACCAGGCGGCAGCCGACGCACTGATGAGAATCACGAAAAAAATTCAGCAATTTCGAGGCGACGCCAGGTTCACCACATGGGCATTCCGATTCGTCGTACTCGAAGTTTCCAACGCGCTGGGCCGCCACTTCTGGCGTGTTTCAAACACCCAGCTTGACATTGACGAATTGGCGCAAGTGCCCGACCGCTCCGGTATCGACCCCGCAGGCCACTGGCAGGCGAGAGAGCTGGTCGAAGCCACGCGGGACGCGGTCGAGACAGCACTGACCGCCCGCCAGCGGCGGGTCTTCACCGCCGTCATCAACGGGGTTCCCCTGGAAACGCTAGCCAGTGAGCTGAAGACGAACCGCAACACGCTTTACAAGACGATGTTCGACGCCCGTAGGAAACTGCGGGCTCGGCTGATGGCCGGCGGACATCTCAGCGCTGCGGGCTGA
- a CDS encoding DUF5709 domain-containing protein, whose product MTSPDNPPPYEDLAASNPLRSQEEYDEDELGEDVLDRGYSPPDRPLAVNDWGVTAQEGASHEDLAHRLRREVPEVSASDEGDGLGDTIGTDGELIDDQVGDERAGRLLGWDTDVLAAGYDGDDYWARDVGIDNGPASAEEAAVHVVPDTRGAPE is encoded by the coding sequence ATGACTTCACCAGACAATCCCCCGCCCTACGAAGACCTGGCCGCATCCAACCCCCTACGCTCGCAGGAGGAGTACGACGAGGACGAGCTGGGCGAGGACGTCCTGGACCGGGGCTATTCACCCCCCGACAGGCCCCTCGCCGTCAACGACTGGGGCGTCACCGCGCAGGAGGGCGCATCCCACGAGGACCTCGCGCATCGACTTAGGCGCGAGGTGCCGGAAGTGAGCGCATCGGACGAGGGTGACGGGCTGGGCGACACGATCGGCACGGACGGAGAGCTTATCGACGACCAGGTCGGCGACGAGCGCGCGGGACGTCTCCTCGGCTGGGACACGGACGTGCTCGCGGCGGGATACGACGGCGACGACTACTGGGCGCGGGATGTGGGCATCGACAACGGTCCCGCCTCCGCCGAGGAGGCGGCCGTCCACGTGGTGCCCGACACCCGAGGGGCTCCTGAGTGA
- a CDS encoding FAD-binding oxidoreductase — protein MSGPVLLPGDEGYDAECRIYNLNVPLEPALVVGAANAADVRAAIRFAARQGRPVTVKTTGHQQVHPARGGVLISTRRMKGIAVDAGRRCARVEAGVIWQEVIDRAADVGLAPMSGSAPLVGVVGYTLGGGLSPVFGRSRGYAADHVRSLEVVTADGELRHVTADSDPELFWALLGGKGNFGVVTALEFDLFPLTRFYGGGIYFPGERLADVLHTWRTWQSDMPEEMSSSVAVQRLPPLPELPEPLRGAFVVHVRIAHLRPVAEGERLIAPLRAAAPALIDTVGEMPYTAMGAIHMDPPTPMPYYDRTTMLRAFPAEAADKLIELLGPGSDSPLVSVEIRMLGGALDREPEVPNAVSSRGLPFVLFGFGVGAPEQAGLLGAALDEVMKAMEPWADGRRMVNFLSVEEATDPERLSEVYGAERYRRLTAAKKAYDPTNMFRVNHNILPG, from the coding sequence GTGAGCGGTCCGGTTCTGCTGCCAGGCGACGAGGGTTACGACGCCGAGTGCCGGATCTACAACCTGAACGTCCCCTTGGAGCCGGCGCTCGTGGTCGGTGCCGCCAATGCGGCTGACGTACGGGCGGCGATCCGTTTCGCGGCCCGTCAGGGGCGGCCTGTGACGGTGAAGACCACGGGGCACCAACAGGTCCACCCTGCCAGGGGCGGCGTTCTGATCAGTACCCGGCGCATGAAGGGCATCGCCGTCGACGCCGGCCGCAGATGCGCACGGGTTGAGGCCGGAGTGATCTGGCAGGAGGTGATCGACCGGGCAGCCGACGTCGGCCTGGCCCCGATGAGCGGCTCGGCTCCGCTGGTGGGCGTGGTCGGCTACACCCTCGGGGGTGGACTCAGTCCGGTCTTCGGGCGGAGCCGGGGATACGCGGCGGACCATGTCCGCTCGCTGGAGGTGGTGACCGCCGACGGCGAGTTGCGACATGTCACGGCGGACAGTGATCCCGAACTCTTCTGGGCCCTGCTCGGAGGCAAGGGCAATTTCGGCGTCGTCACCGCGCTGGAGTTCGACCTGTTCCCGTTGACCCGCTTCTACGGCGGCGGTATCTACTTCCCCGGCGAACGACTCGCCGATGTCCTGCACACCTGGCGCACCTGGCAGTCGGACATGCCGGAGGAGATGTCCTCCTCGGTGGCCGTGCAACGACTCCCTCCGCTGCCCGAGTTGCCGGAACCCCTCCGGGGGGCGTTCGTGGTCCACGTACGCATCGCCCACCTCCGTCCGGTGGCCGAGGGCGAGCGGTTGATCGCACCCCTGCGCGCGGCCGCCCCGGCGCTCATCGACACGGTGGGTGAGATGCCCTACACCGCCATGGGCGCCATCCACATGGACCCGCCGACGCCGATGCCCTATTACGACCGCACCACGATGCTCCGCGCGTTCCCCGCCGAGGCGGCCGACAAGCTGATCGAACTGCTCGGCCCCGGGTCGGACTCCCCGCTGGTGAGCGTCGAGATCCGCATGCTCGGCGGTGCGCTCGACCGTGAGCCCGAGGTACCCAACGCCGTCTCCAGCCGGGGGCTGCCTTTCGTCCTCTTCGGTTTCGGCGTGGGCGCGCCGGAGCAGGCCGGGCTCCTCGGTGCCGCACTCGACGAGGTCATGAAGGCGATGGAGCCCTGGGCGGACGGTCGCAGGATGGTCAACTTCCTCTCCGTCGAAGAGGCCACCGACCCCGAGCGGTTGAGCGAGGTCTACGGCGCCGAGCGCTACCGGCGTCTGACCGCCGCGAAGAAGGCATACGACCCGACCAATATGTTCCGGGTGAACCACAACATCCTGCCCGGCTGA